From Mumia sp. ZJ1417:
TCAGCGAGGAACGTGACGGCCCCGAGCCAGTCGCGCAGGCTGATCATGGGGAAGTACTGCTGCCCAGAACCGAGCCGTCCGCCCACGCCGAGCCGGAACGGCAGCGCGACCACCCGCAGGAGGCCGCCCGAGCGGTCGAGGACCGGCGCCGTACGGAGGAAGCACACCCGCGCGCCTGCCGCGATCGCCGGAGCTGCTGACGCCTCCCAGGCCTCGACGACGTCGGCGAGAAAACCTGGACCGCGGGGCGTCCCCTCGACGAGAAGCGTGTCGCCACGGTCCTCCCCGTACGCGTTGATGCCGCTCCCGGACAGCAGGGCCGGCGGCTGAGGCGCGCGGGCGACCGCCTCGGCGATCGTGGTCGTGGTGCTCACCCGCGAGTCGAGGAGCTCACGTCGGTACGAGGGCGTCCACGGCCAGTGCGCGATCGCGGCGCCGGACAGGTTCACGACGACGTCGGAGGCATCGATCACCGCCTGGTCGACCTCTCCGACATCAGGGTCCCAGTGTGACTCGTCGGGACCGTCGGGCTCGCGGCGGACGTGACTGACGACCGTGTGGCCCTGCGCTCGAAGCCGCGCTGCCAGCGCGTTGCCGAGAAAGCCGGATGCCCCGCACACACAGAACCGCATGCCCCCATCTTGGCCGGGGCATGCGGTTCTGTCCGTTTGGTGGCGGACGCCGGGCGTCAGCCCAGCTCGTCCTCGAAGGCACCGGCCTCGAGGCGCTTCTTGACCGTCGTCACGAAGCGGCCGGCGTCGGCACCGTCGACGAGACGGTGGTCGTACGTCAGCGGGAGGTAGGCCATCGCACGGATCGAGAGCGTGTCGTTGCCGTCGACGTCGCTCACCACGACCGGCCGCTTGACGACCGCGCCGGTCGCCAGCATCGCTGCCTGCGGCTGCACGATGATCGGCGTGTCGAACAGACCGCCGAACGAGCCGATGTTGGTGACGGTGAACGTGCCACCCGAGAGCTCGTGCGGCTTGATGTTGCCGCTGCGTGCCCGGGTGGCGAGGTCGTTGATCCGCTGTGCGAGGCCCGCGAGGCTCAGGTCACCGGCGTCGTGGACGACGACCGACAGCAGACCGCGCTCGGTGTCGACGGCGATGCCGAGGTTGATCGCCGCGTGGTAGGTGATCTCCTTGGCGTCCTCGTCGTACGAGGCGTTGATGTTCGGGTGCGCCTTGAGCGCCTCGACCGTCGCCTTGGCGATGAACGGGAGGTAGGTCAGCTTGACACCCTCGCGCTCGAGGAACGACGCCTTGTGCCTCGCGCGCAGCGCCGCGATCCGGGTGAGGTCGACCTCGTGGACCTGCGTGAGCTGCGCCGCGACCTGGAGGGACTCCTTGGTCTTGATCGCGGTGAGCTGACGGATGCGGTTCGCCTTCTGGACCGTACCGGCGAGACCGGACAGGTCGCGGTCGGCGGCGGCGGGTGCAGCAGCGGCGGCGGGAGCGGGAGCTGCCTCCTCCTCCTTGGCCTTCGCGGCAGCGGCGGCAGCCTCCTTGGCCTTGGCCGAGGCGTCGAGCACGTCCTGCTTGCGGATACGACCGCCGACGCCGGTGCCCTCGACGTCGTCGAGTGCGACACCTTCGCGCTCAGCGAGCTTGCGGACGATCGGCGTCACGTACTGACGGCCGTCAGGCTTGACGGCGCTCGGTGCGCTCGGTGCGCTCGTCGGTGCGGCGGGCTCGGACTGTGCCGGAGCGGCCGGAGCGGCGGGCTGAGCCTGTACGGAGGCCGCGGGCTCGGGCTCGGGCTCAGCGGCGGGCTCGGGCTCAGCGGCGGGCTCGGGCTCAGCGGCGGGCTCGGGCTCAGCGGCGGGCTCGGGCTGCGATGCCGGGGCCGACGGCGCGCTCGCGGCCTGCGGGGCAGCACCTGCCGCGCCGATGAGCGCGAGCTGGGCGCCGACCTCGATGGTCTCGTCCTCGGCAGCGGAGATCTCCAGGAGCGTCCCTGCGACGGGCGACGGGATCTCGGTGTCGACCTTGTCGGTAGAGACCTCGAGCAGCGGCTCGTCGACGGCGACCTCGTCGCCGACCTGCTTCAGCCAGCGCGTGACCGTACCCTCGGTGACGCTCTCGCCGAGCTCGGGGAGGGTGACCGGCGTGGCGTCGCCCGAGTCGGCCGGCGCGGCCTCGGCGGCGGGCGCCTCCTGCTCCTGCTCAGCGGCCACCGCGGGGGTCGCCTCGGTCTGCGGGGGAGTGCTGGCCTCGCCGGCGGGCTCCTCGGGGGCCTGATCTTCCGCGGCAGGCTCCTCGGGCGTCTCCTCTGCGGGGGCCTCGCTGGCCGGAGCGGCGTCGCCCGTGGACTCGCCCTCCTCACCGATCGTCGCGAGCACGGCGCCGACCTCGACGGTCTCGTCCTCGGCGGCGGCGATCTCGAGGAGGACGCCGGCGACCGGCGACGGGATCTCGGTGTCGACCTTGTCAGTGGACACCTCCAGCAGCGGCTCGTCGACAGCGACCGTCTCGCCGACCTGCTTCAGCCAGCGCGTGACGGTCCCTTCGGTGACGCTCTCTCCGAGCTCTGGAAGCGTGACGGGCGTTGCCATGGGTGACCCCTGTCTTGATCTCAGGCGTGTGCGTGGAGTGGTGACCCGGCGAGCGCCAGTGCGGCTTCGCCGAGAGCTTCGTTCTGGGTGGGGTGGGCGTGCATGTAGGCGGCGACGTCCTCGGGGAACGCGTCCCAGTTCACCCACAAGGATGCCTCGCCGACCTGCTCGCCGATCCGGGACCCGATCATGTGGACCCCGAGGATGGGGCCGTCGGCCTCACGGACGACCTTGACGAGGCCGGCCGAGCGGAGGATCTGCGTCTTGCCGTTGCCGGCGAGGTTGTACTCGTACGTGGTGACCGCGTCGTCACCGTACGCCGCGCGAGCCTGCTCCTCGGTGAGTCCGACCGAGGCCAGCTCAGGCTCGCAGTAGGTCACGCGGGGGATGCCCGCGTCGACCACCGGCCGCGGTGCGCGCCCCGCGATCTCCTCGGCGACGAAGAGGCCGTGGGCGAACCCCCGGTGGGCGAGCTGGAGCCCCGGGACGACGTCGCCGACGGCGTACACGCCCTCGACCGAGGTCCGGAGCCGCTCGTCGGTGACGACGAAGCCGCGCTCGAGCGTGATGCCGTGGTCGGCGAGCCCGAGCCCCTCCGTACGGGGACCGCGGCCGACGGCGACCAGGACGAGATCGGCCTCGAGGACGTCCCCGCCCTCGAGAGTCACGAACGCGGAGGACTCGTCCTGCTTGACGCCGGTGATCGACGTGCCCGTCCGGAAGGCGATGCCGCGCTTGCGGAACGCGCGCTCGAGCTGCGTCGACAGGGTCGCGTCCTCCGCCGGCACGAGCCGGGAGAGTGCCTCGACGATGGTGACGTCGGCGCCGAACGAGCGCCAGACCGACGCGAGCTCGACACCGATGACGCTCCCGCCGACCACGACCACGCTGCGCGGCACCTCGGTTAGCGCGAGCGCCCCGTCAGACGTGACGACACGGCCGCCGATCTCGACGTCAGGAAGTGTGCGGGCGTACGAGCCGGTGGCGACCACGAGGTTCTTGCCGGTCACGACGGTGTCGCCGACGGCGACCGATCGCGGGCCGACCAGTCGTCCCGTGCCCGTGACGACGTCGACCTCGGCACCACGGATCAGACCTTGCAGGCCGCGGTAGAGGCGGTCGACCACACCGGTGCGGTACGCGTTGACTGCGGGCATGTCGACGCCCTCGAACGTGGCCCGGACACCGAAGGCGGCCGAGTCGCGGGCCGCGTCGGCGACCTCGGCGGCGTGCAGCAGCGCCTTGGTCGGGATGCAGCCCTGGTGGAGGCACGTGCCGCCGAGCTTGTCCTGCTCGACGAGTGCGACGCTCAGCCCGAGCTGGC
This genomic window contains:
- the lpdA gene encoding dihydrolipoyl dehydrogenase → MTQPAPHEHDVVVLGGGSGGYATALRARQLGLSVALVEQDKLGGTCLHQGCIPTKALLHAAEVADAARDSAAFGVRATFEGVDMPAVNAYRTGVVDRLYRGLQGLIRGAEVDVVTGTGRLVGPRSVAVGDTVVTGKNLVVATGSYARTLPDVEIGGRVVTSDGALALTEVPRSVVVVGGSVIGVELASVWRSFGADVTIVEALSRLVPAEDATLSTQLERAFRKRGIAFRTGTSITGVKQDESSAFVTLEGGDVLEADLVLVAVGRGPRTEGLGLADHGITLERGFVVTDERLRTSVEGVYAVGDVVPGLQLAHRGFAHGLFVAEEIAGRAPRPVVDAGIPRVTYCEPELASVGLTEEQARAAYGDDAVTTYEYNLAGNGKTQILRSAGLVKVVREADGPILGVHMIGSRIGEQVGEASLWVNWDAFPEDVAAYMHAHPTQNEALGEAALALAGSPLHAHA
- a CDS encoding TIGR01777 family oxidoreductase: MRFCVCGASGFLGNALAARLRAQGHTVVSHVRREPDGPDESHWDPDVGEVDQAVIDASDVVVNLSGAAIAHWPWTPSYRRELLDSRVSTTTTIAEAVARAPQPPALLSGSGINAYGEDRGDTLLVEGTPRGPGFLADVVEAWEASAAPAIAAGARVCFLRTAPVLDRSGGLLRVVALPFRLGVGGRLGSGQQYFPMISLRDWLGAVTFLAEDADASGPYNLVAPEPATNAEFTRVLAGALHRPSMIPLPSLAMRLALGGLSALALGSLRATPRKLEEGGFTFADRDVRDVVATALDAKGQSAA
- the sucB gene encoding 2-oxoglutarate dehydrogenase, E2 component, dihydrolipoamide succinyltransferase; this translates as MATPVTLPELGESVTEGTVTRWLKQVGETVAVDEPLLEVSTDKVDTEIPSPVAGVLLEIAAAEDETVEVGAVLATIGEEGESTGDAAPASEAPAEETPEEPAAEDQAPEEPAGEASTPPQTEATPAVAAEQEQEAPAAEAAPADSGDATPVTLPELGESVTEGTVTRWLKQVGDEVAVDEPLLEVSTDKVDTEIPSPVAGTLLEISAAEDETIEVGAQLALIGAAGAAPQAASAPSAPASQPEPAAEPEPAAEPEPAAEPEPAAEPEPEPAASVQAQPAAPAAPAQSEPAAPTSAPSAPSAVKPDGRQYVTPIVRKLAEREGVALDDVEGTGVGGRIRKQDVLDASAKAKEAAAAAAKAKEEEAAPAPAAAAAPAAADRDLSGLAGTVQKANRIRQLTAIKTKESLQVAAQLTQVHEVDLTRIAALRARHKASFLEREGVKLTYLPFIAKATVEALKAHPNINASYDEDAKEITYHAAINLGIAVDTERGLLSVVVHDAGDLSLAGLAQRINDLATRARSGNIKPHELSGGTFTVTNIGSFGGLFDTPIIVQPQAAMLATGAVVKRPVVVSDVDGNDTLSIRAMAYLPLTYDHRLVDGADAGRFVTTVKKRLEAGAFEDELG